The Flavobacterium sp. HJ-32-4 genome contains a region encoding:
- a CDS encoding bifunctional 5,10-methylenetetrahydrofolate dehydrogenase/5,10-methenyltetrahydrofolate cyclohydrolase — MQLLDGKKVSDDIKNEIAAEVAKMKAKGEKVPHLAAIIVGNDGASLTYVGSKVKACERVGFESTLIKMPSTTSETELLKKIKELNEDDAIDGFIVQLPLPEQIDTQKVIMAIDPQKDVDGFHPENFGKMALDMSTFIPATPFGILELLERYGVETKGKHTVVIGRSHIVGRPMSILMGRKGFPGNSTVTLTHSFTKNIAQITTQADIIISALGVPNYLKAEMVKDDAVIIDVGITRVADESSEKGYVITGDVDFENVSKKASYITPVPGGVGPMTIAMLLKNTLLARENKRKL; from the coding sequence ATGCAACTACTAGACGGAAAAAAAGTTTCAGACGACATCAAGAATGAGATCGCTGCAGAAGTGGCGAAGATGAAAGCAAAAGGCGAGAAGGTGCCCCATTTGGCGGCCATCATCGTCGGAAATGACGGCGCGAGCCTCACCTATGTAGGCAGCAAGGTAAAAGCCTGCGAACGGGTTGGCTTTGAGTCGACACTTATCAAGATGCCGAGCACCACGTCTGAAACGGAACTTCTCAAAAAAATCAAGGAACTGAACGAAGACGACGCGATCGACGGTTTCATCGTGCAACTGCCCTTGCCGGAACAAATCGATACGCAGAAAGTCATCATGGCGATCGACCCGCAGAAAGACGTCGATGGGTTCCATCCGGAAAACTTCGGTAAAATGGCGCTCGACATGTCGACGTTTATCCCCGCGACCCCATTTGGTATCCTCGAACTGCTTGAGCGGTACGGGGTCGAAACCAAAGGGAAACATACCGTGGTAATAGGACGCAGCCATATCGTCGGCCGTCCGATGAGCATCCTCATGGGTCGCAAAGGATTCCCGGGGAATTCGACCGTGACTCTTACCCATAGCTTCACCAAAAACATCGCACAGATTACCACCCAGGCTGACATTATCATCAGTGCCCTTGGCGTGCCGAATTACCTGAAGGCCGAGATGGTCAAGGACGATGCCGTCATCATCGACGTGGGCATTACCCGTGTGGCCGACGAATCATCAGAGAAAGGATACGTGATTACAGGCGATGTCGACTTTGAAAACGTAAGCAAGAAAGCGTCGTATATTACCCCGGTTCCCGGTGGCGTCGGGCCGATGACAATTGCGATGTTGTTGAAAAATACGTTGTTAGCGCGGGAGAATAAGAGGAAGTTGTAG